The genomic stretch AAAACGATCCACATCTTCTGTACCAACCTTGAAAACACGAATTTGATCGCCATGTTTCTCTTTCGCTTCCTTTTCAGTCATACCAAGATGGAAGACCTCAGGATCAATATAAGTAACCCATGGAACGTTCTCATAGCTTACTTTTCTCTTTAATCCAAACACCGCGTTTTGTACAATAAGCTTTCCTTCCATACCGGCTCCATGTGTAAACGGAAAGGCGCCATTCACATCTCCGATTGCATAGATATGAGATTGGCTCGATTGTAATGACGCGTTAACTGTAATAAATCCATTGTCCTCTTCTACTGAAGCTGCTTTTAAATTTAATCTATCTGTATTAGGCTTTCTGCCCGTTGACATCATAATCATTTCTGATTGGATAATCTTCTCTTCGCCATTTTCAACATACGTCACAACTTTATAACCATTTTCCTCTTTAATTCCTTTTACTTCTGTTTTAAATACAAATGAAAGCTCCTTTTCCAATTCCTTCGTAGCAATTGGAATGATATCATGATCTTCTTTTTTCAGAATGGTCTCAGAAGTTTCAAGTATTGTTACACTGGAGCCAAATCTTGAGAGAGATTGAGCAAGTTCAAGTCCCACAGGACCCCCACCTATAAAAACGATACTTTCAGGTAAGTGATCTAAATTGAAAATCGATTCATTCGTAAGATAAGAAACATGTTCCACTCCGTTAATTGGAGGGACTTTCGGGCTTGACCCTGTGGAAATCACGATTCGCTTCCCTTTGATAGGGTTCTCACCATCAATGAGTACAGTATGACTATCTTTAAATGAACCTTTGCCTCGGTAAATGTCTACCCCTAATTTCTCAAAGCGCTCATCGCTATCAATTTCTTGAATTTCTTGAATCGCTTCTTTCACACGATCGATTGCACGACTAAAAAGCACTTCACCACTGACCGTAAGTCCAAACTCTTTTGCGCCTTTATAGATAGCATGAACTTCTTTAGCTGCTGTAATAAAAGCCTTTGAGGGAACACATCCAAAATGAAGACAATCTCCACCTAAACCAGGTTGATCATCGATTAATGCCACATTTGCTCCCATATTAGCTGCACCAGATGCAGCAGTAAGTCCACCAGAGCCTCCGCCTATTACAATTA from Bacillus sp. Cs-700 encodes the following:
- a CDS encoding NAD(P)/FAD-dependent oxidoreductase; the encoded protein is MKEYDLIVIGGGSGGLTAASGAANMGANVALIDDQPGLGGDCLHFGCVPSKAFITAAKEVHAIYKGAKEFGLTVSGEVLFSRAIDRVKEAIQEIQEIDSDERFEKLGVDIYRGKGSFKDSHTVLIDGENPIKGKRIVISTGSSPKVPPINGVEHVSYLTNESIFNLDHLPESIVFIGGGPVGLELAQSLSRFGSSVTILETSETILKKEDHDIIPIATKELEKELSFVFKTEVKGIKEENGYKVVTYVENGEEKIIQSEMIMMSTGRKPNTDRLNLKAASVEEDNGFITVNASLQSSQSHIYAIGDVNGAFPFTHGAGMEGKLIVQNAVFGLKRKVSYENVPWVTYIDPEVFHLGMTEKEAKEKHGDQIRVFKVGTEDVDRFIAERKKNGLLKVITDMKGHILGAHAVGEDAGSWMQEIVFAKEHGHKIGDISTVIHPYPTKGAILNQAADLFWREKLFDGWLPKVSEKYIKWVR